A genome region from Lycium ferocissimum isolate CSIRO_LF1 unplaced genomic scaffold, AGI_CSIRO_Lferr_CH_V1 ctg11637, whole genome shotgun sequence includes the following:
- the LOC132041767 gene encoding uncharacterized protein LOC132041767, whose amino-acid sequence MPASKSSGNIKLRKKLKLANCISKDDKKTLDSNGKGANKAQQNREQVYEGVVNGKSGGKRKRVYAHRDMDNSVGRRSLLKEEGKMVLEAQEKFSRKNALYGEGTRSLSNERKSRKVKVDGYGEEENVKRKTLDQSGSNQKSPRRSSTENNLQRPKKKKRVIRIDPHDTSNKRLDDGLPSKDNNKEKQEESAKQKTVELSKNAQFRSICPSPSILSFVEDNLLGRRRDIQLKRAGYNIELSAPLDNIPFSTSSERKRIEGPVFRNKLEFFAAAKVSSSFPPADLPEIAFAGRSNVGKSSLLNALTRQWGVVRTSDKPGLTQTINFFKLGSKMCLVDLPGYGFAYAKEEVKEAWEELVKEYVSTRLGLKRVCLLIDTKWGMKQADHELIDLMERAQTKYQIILTKTDTVFPIDVARRAMQIEESLKANKSVVQPAVMVSSKSGAGIRSLRTVLAKIARFVKP is encoded by the exons ATGCCTGCTTCAAAGAGTTCAGGAAACATAAAGCTTAGGAAAAAACTAAAACTTGCTAATTGTATATCCAAAGATGATAAGAAGACCCTAGATTCCAATGGAAAAGGAGCTAACAAAGCACAACAAAATAGGGAGCAAGTTTATGAGGGAGTAGTGAATGGTAAGTCTGGTGGGAAAAGGAAGAGAGTTTATGCTCATCGAGATATGGACAACAGTGTTGGAAGAAGGTccttattgaaagaagaagGTAAAATGGTTTTGGAGGCGCAAGAAAAGTTTTCTAGAAAGAATGCTTTATATGGTGAAGGTACAAGGTCGCTGTCTAATGAGAGAAAATCTAGGAAGGTGAAAGTGGATGGCTATGGggaagaagaaaatgttaaAAGAAAGACATTGGACCAGAGTGGGAGCAACCAAAAATCTCCTAGAAGATCTTCCACAGAGAACAACTTGCAAaggccaaagaagaaaaagcgAGTCATTCGAATAGATCCTCATGATACCTCAAACAAGAGGCTTGACGATGGACTGCCAAGTAAAG ATAACAATAAGGAAAAGCAAGAAGAGTCAGCAAAACAGAAAACTGTTGAACTGTCAAAGAACGCACAATTTCGTTCAATATGCCCCAGTCCATCtatcctttcttttgtggaaGACAAC TTGTTGGGTCGTAGACGTGATATTCAGTTAAAGAGGGCAGGCTATAACATTGAACTCTCTGCTCCTTTAGATAACATTCCTTTCTCAACAAGCTCAGAAAGGAAGCGGATTGAAGGGCCG GTGTTCAGGAATAAGTTGGAATTTTTTGCTGCAGCTAAGGTTTCATCGTCATTTCCCCCTGCAGATCTTCCAGAGATTGCTTTTGCAG GAAGGTCAAACGTGGGAAAGTCATCTTTACTAAATGCATTGACCAGGCAATGGGGTGTTGTACGGACATCAGATAAGCCTGGCCTCACTCAG ACTATTAACTTCTTCAAGCTTGGTTCAAAAATGTGCTTGGTTGATTTGCCGGGATATGGTTTTGCTTATGCCAAAGAAGAAGTGAAAGAAGCTTGGGAAGAGCTT GTGAAAGAGTATGTTTCTACACGTCTTGGTCTCAAGAGAGTCTGCCTTCTGATTGATACAAAGTGGGGCATGAAACAGGCGGATCATGAGCTCATTGATTTAATGGAGAG AGCTCAAACAAAATACCAGATCATTTTAACCAAGACAGACACGGTTTTCCCAATAGATGTGGCACGACGAGCCATGCAAATTGAAGAG AGCCTCAAGGCAAACAAGTCTGTTGTTCAGCCTGCG GTGATGGTAAGCTCAAAATCTGGAGCTGGTATCCGAAGTTTAAGAACAGTGCTTGCTAAGATCGCTCGGTTTGTGAAACCGTAA